The sequence ACCGCTTTTAATCCAGCAAAGTGGATAACCGCATCGATACTATGGTCGCTAAAGACTTTCTGTAACAGGGCCTTATTGAGGATATCGCCTTGGTAAAATGTGACCGATTTACCAGTAATGCGCTCGACACGGTCTAGGGCTTCGATACTTGAATTAGACAGGTTGTCTAATACAATCACTTCGCTTCCCGCATTGAGTAATTCCACTACGGTATGAGTGCCAATATAACCGGCGCCTCCGGTCACTAAAATCGTCATTATTTAATTCCCTTTACAACTGTTTTTAAGTAGTGGGCAAAATCTTCACCGATTTCGCTGTGGCGCAGCGCGTATTCCACGTTAGCGCGCATATAGCCTTGCTTATTACCGCAGTCGTGACTCTTACCTTGCATGTAGTAAGCGTTTACCGTTTCTTCCTTCATTAACATTGCAATCGCGTCAGTTAATTGGATTTCATCTCCTGCGCCTGCTGGTGTTTTGGCAAGCAGTGGCCAAATTGCCGCCGGTAACACGTAACGGCCAACAACGGCTAAGTTAGATGGCGCTTCATCAACCGGTGGTTTTTCAACCAGCTCGACTAATGGCTCTGATTCACCAGGCTGCAAATCGTGGCCGTTCACATCGGCAATACCATATTGATTTACTAAATGATGCGGCACACCTTCAACCATGATTTGACCGACTTGAGTTTCATCAAACAGGCTTACCATAGAGGCAAGGTTATCGGTTTTTAAGTCGCAACTGGCCTCATCGATAATCACATCTGGCAGTAATACGGCAAAAGGTGCATCACCTACCACGGATTTAGCGCATAAAATCGCATGACCTAAGCCTTTAGCTTGGGATTGGCGCACGCTGATCACTGTGACATCTTTAGGGCAAATGGATTGCACGGCTTCGAGCAATTGACGTTTCACGCGGCGCTCTAGTTGCGCCTCTAATTCAAAACTGGTGTCGAAATGGTTTTCGATGGAGTTTTTACTGGCGTGGGTCACGAGAACAATTTCTTTGATACCCGCAGCGATGGCTTCACTAACGACATATTGGATCAATGGCTTATCAACAACGGGTAGCATTTCCTTAGGGATAGCTTTAGTCGCAGGAAGCATACGAGTGCCAAGTCCGGCGACAGGAATAACGGCTTTACGAATTTGATGTTGTTTCATTGCGAACCTTCAGATTAAGGAGAGGCGATTATTGGGCAATATTGTAAATGACCTGCACAGAAAAGCCATTTACAAACACCGAAATTTGTCGGTTTTTCTGCATATTATCTGTCTATCGTCGTCATTTTTGTGTGGCAGTGTCAAGGTTTGCTACCCGTCTCAATCAGATTCAATTTGTATCCATTAGGGATTTTAAATGCCTTGTAATATTTGCTTTACGTTTACGTCACATTCTTGGGTGAACAATAAACTGTGAGGGAGTTAACAAAAATCGGGGCTTAGATCACTATGGAGGTATTAGCGTCAGCCATGAAGTGAATTTTATGACTATAGATACCGTCCATACCGCCCCCTATGTTGCCAGAAGTGCCGATGATTCAGGGTATATCCATTACCCGCAGGAAGAACATGACATTTGGCGCCAATTGTATGCTCGCCAAGCGGTGAATTTGCCTGGGCGCGCCTGTAAGGAATATCTGCAGGGGCTTGATGCCTTAGCCATGCCAAAGGATCGTATTCCACAATTGGCCGAGATTGATAAGGTGTTAATGGCTACCACGGGCTGGAAAACCGCCGATGTGCCAGCCTTGATCTCCTTTGGCCGTTTTTTTGAGCTATTAGCCAACAAGGAATTCCCGGTTGCGACCTTTATCCGTCGTAAGGAAGAGTTTGACTATTTACAAGAGCCGGATATTTTCCACGAGATTTTTGGCCATTGTCCTTTGTTGACTAATCCGTCCTTTGCCCATTTTTCCCATATGTATGGCCAGTTAGGATTAAATGCGAGCAAGGAAGACCGAGTGTTTTTAGCCCGTCTTTATTGGTTTACCGTCGAGTTTGGTTTACTTAAGCCTCAAGAGGGTGAACTGTGTATTTATGGCGGCGGCATATTGAGCTCACCTGGCGAAACCTTGTATGCCATGGAAAGCCAAGTGCCTGAACGTAAGCCGTTTGATCTATTAGATGTGCTGCGTACGCCTTATCGTATCGATATTATGCAGCCGATTTACTATGTGATTGAACATATTGATGTATTAGATG comes from Shewanella oneidensis MR-1 and encodes:
- the galU gene encoding UTP--glucose-1-phosphate uridylyltransferase GalU, coding for MKQHQIRKAVIPVAGLGTRMLPATKAIPKEMLPVVDKPLIQYVVSEAIAAGIKEIVLVTHASKNSIENHFDTSFELEAQLERRVKRQLLEAVQSICPKDVTVISVRQSQAKGLGHAILCAKSVVGDAPFAVLLPDVIIDEASCDLKTDNLASMVSLFDETQVGQIMVEGVPHHLVNQYGIADVNGHDLQPGESEPLVELVEKPPVDEAPSNLAVVGRYVLPAAIWPLLAKTPAGAGDEIQLTDAIAMLMKEETVNAYYMQGKSHDCGNKQGYMRANVEYALRHSEIGEDFAHYLKTVVKGIK
- the phhA gene encoding phenylalanine 4-monooxygenase, yielding MTIDTVHTAPYVARSADDSGYIHYPQEEHDIWRQLYARQAVNLPGRACKEYLQGLDALAMPKDRIPQLAEIDKVLMATTGWKTADVPALISFGRFFELLANKEFPVATFIRRKEEFDYLQEPDIFHEIFGHCPLLTNPSFAHFSHMYGQLGLNASKEDRVFLARLYWFTVEFGLLKPQEGELCIYGGGILSSPGETLYAMESQVPERKPFDLLDVLRTPYRIDIMQPIYYVIEHIDVLDEIAKMDIMAYVAKARQLGLFAPKYPPKAKKAS